The genome window CACAAGCCATTCGAACGCGTCGACAACCGGCGATGGCTGAGCGAGTGTGATGCGGCCGAGGTCACGCCGAACCAGCTTCGCTGGGACCCGCTGCCGATACCGTCGGAGCCGACAGATTTTGTCGAGGGCATCACGACCATTGCGATCAACGGTGGGCCGCTTGCACAGACCGGCATAGGCATTCACATTTACACGCTCAATCGCGGAATGGGCGACAAGTATTTCTACAACGCCGACGGCGAAATGCTGATCGTTCCTGAAATGGGACGATTGGGATTTTTGACCGAACTCGGCTGTTTGCAGGCCGGGCCGGGCGAGATCGTCGTCATTCCGCGAGGCACACGGTTCAAGGTCGAGCCGCACGCGGACGACAAACAGTGCCGCGGCTATATTTGCGAGAATTACGGCTCGCATTTTCGCATTCCCGACCTTGGCCCGATCGGAGCGAACGGTTGCGCGAATCCGCGTGATTTTGAGACGCCCGTCGCCTGGTACGAGGACCGCGAAGGCGAGTTTATTCAAGTTGCAAAATTCGGCGGCAATCTTTGGTCGTGTGAGATCGGCCACTCTCCGCTCGATGTCGTCGCATGGCACGGCAACTATGCCCCGTATCGTTACGATCTGCGGCGATTCAACATCATGGGATCGATCTCGTTCGATCATCCCGATCCATCGCTCTTTACCGTGATGACGTCGCCAACAGGCGAACCCGGCGTCGCCAATTGCGACTTTGCGATCTTCCCCGACCGCTGGCTCGTCGCCGAGAATACCTTCCGCCCGCCGTGGTATCACCGCAACTATATGTCCGAATATATGGGCTTGATTTACGGCACGTACGACGCCAAGGAAGAAGGCTTTGTCCCCGGCGGCGGCTCGCTCCACAACCAAATGTCCGCCCACGGCCCCGACCTCGACGCATTCGAAAAAGCGTCGAACGCCGATCTCAAGCCTCAGAAACTCGAAGGCACGATGGCATTTATGTTCGAATCCCGCTACATCATCCGCCCGACAAAGTTCGCAATGGACTGTGCCGAGCTGCAGCATGAATACAGCGAGGTTTGGCAAGGGCTGAGGAAGAAATTCCATTGCTAAGCTCGTTGTATCCAAGAAAACAAAATTGTTTTTTCAAGAGTTTTCAT of Chloracidobacterium sp. contains these proteins:
- a CDS encoding homogentisate 1,2-dioxygenase yields the protein MKLEYQTGFGNEFATEAVDGALPIGQNSPQKCPLGLYAEQFSGTAFTVPRAWNKRTWTYRIRPSVLHKPFERVDNRRWLSECDAAEVTPNQLRWDPLPIPSEPTDFVEGITTIAINGGPLAQTGIGIHIYTLNRGMGDKYFYNADGEMLIVPEMGRLGFLTELGCLQAGPGEIVVIPRGTRFKVEPHADDKQCRGYICENYGSHFRIPDLGPIGANGCANPRDFETPVAWYEDREGEFIQVAKFGGNLWSCEIGHSPLDVVAWHGNYAPYRYDLRRFNIMGSISFDHPDPSLFTVMTSPTGEPGVANCDFAIFPDRWLVAENTFRPPWYHRNYMSEYMGLIYGTYDAKEEGFVPGGGSLHNQMSAHGPDLDAFEKASNADLKPQKLEGTMAFMFESRYIIRPTKFAMDCAELQHEYSEVWQGLRKKFHC